The Xyrauchen texanus isolate HMW12.3.18 chromosome 33, RBS_HiC_50CHRs, whole genome shotgun sequence region GAAGCATACGGTCTTTGAGAGGCACAGTCAAGATGATAAACACTTTGGTAATAGTGAGAAGAGCAGCTCTTCAGCAAAACTTTGGTTAAGGGAAGTGGTGTCAGGTTCAAGGCCATTTTTAAAGGATGGTGCTCTCAGTGTCCAGGTCTGTGTCCTTAACATGGGTAAAAGGCTTCTCAACAGCAATGTCAGGAACAAGGGCTTGACTTAGCCCTTTGAATGTCATCCCCGAATCTGCAAGCAATAAATTGACAAAGTTACATAAAACACCGGTTTATTGCATTTTGGTAATGTATGTTTTagaaattattcatttaatttgagATGAGCAAGTTCCAACTTGCTGTAAAAACATGCTGACGTGCCACAATACTCTCACACCAGCTCAGTAGCAACAGTTTTCAGAGTCAGGTGGTGAAGTTGCTCTCTACCAACTGTGTGAACTAAAAGCATGATTGGAAGCGACTTGCAGATGacacatcttaaaggaatagttcactcaaaaaggacAATCATTCACCCTCAtctcatctcagatgtgtatgacatcctttcttgtgcagaacacaaacctagatttttagaagaatatctcagctctgtaggtccattcaatacaagtgaatggtgaccagaactttgaagctccaaaaagcacataaaggcagcataaaataatccataagactccagtggttaaattcatattttcTGAAGTCtcattggcgatcatgatttcaagctcgattacacttcctatagcgccatctagtgctctgcgcatgtgtcaagcagTAGGAACGGTAATTGACCTTGAAATAATGATCGTGCTTTGAGACTGCAATTTCACTATGTACAGTTCAAAAGGAATTacagtttggtttgttttcacccaaaaatgattggagtcttatggattacttttattatgctttcaaagttctggccaccactcacttgcacagtgaggacctacagagctgaaatattgatctaaaaatctgtgtttgtttacagcagaagaaagtttgtcatacacatctgggatagcatgaaggcgagtaaaattagattttaggtgaactatcactttaatgctTATTGGCTTATAATAATGATAAAGTGTGAAACATTAACATGTagtggataaaacacttgaataatcatattacaATTTCTTgtttaagagtgttgtttatcttcctcaaagTAAGTAATATCtcagttataaatgtttaaactaATAACATTACATCAACATAAAAATAGCAAGTTATGACTTCGGCTCTGCTGGTGAAAATCTCTGAGTGATCACCTCAAGACTTTATGTGCACTATAAACCCCATGCAAGTGACACAAGCATAAATAAACAGTTTCTAAAAGAGTAGCTTAATGTAATGGAAATAAAAGAGCTTCACctagtgttttaaaagcagcgCTGCAAATTCCATTGCTGTCGCTTCCTACAGCTGGCGGCTGGGGCGGAGGGGGAACAGTAGGTCTGTTACGTGGTTTCGGCACAGGCCTCGGGCGAGGAAGAGTTCCTGACTGAAACACCAGAGGAGCAGTTGGACTGGGACTGTCATGAAAGACTATCGTGGGTGGAGGGGTACTCGGTGGAGTGGGAGTGTTTGGAGGGGAGGGATCCTCTCCTGGGTCACCAGCAGTATGAACAAGAGCGCTGGGTTGGAGAGGGGTAGTGACCTGTGTCGGAGGCTGGGGGGGTGGATGGTTGGGGGCCTGAATGGGAGGCTGGTTGCACGTTTGGCGACGAGAGGTTGTGGTGGTTTGAGTCTGTGGCTGTGTGGGGCTTAAATTGGTTGGAGAGCTAGAGAGCTGTCTAGGGGAGGGGCTAAGGGACTGAGGAGTGCCAGAAGATGTTTGTTGTACTGACTGATTGGTTGGTTGCCCTGGTGGGGGGTTGGCTGGTTTAGGAGGAGCTGGGGCTGGCTTCTTTGTACCTGTAAATAAGaacagaatttactttatttgtataGCATCTTTTAAAACTATGCGTCAAATGCCATATAGCACGTTGTAAACACAATGTATCCATGGATGCTTTTTTCCCCATACATACATAAGGAGACAAAATAAGAGcacatagaaataaataaaaagataatataataaacagaaaatgaaaatctAATAATATTACAACTTAGCAAGCAAACAAGATATTGAAACAATTAAATAAGAGGAAAAACCCTAGTAAACAAGTGTGCTTAACAAGTGAAATacttaaaatgtgcttttaaaagtGCAAGTTGAGTCACACTGTTAAGATTTAGTAGGTTAATTTAGGTTAATTTACCTCTGCGTGCCATGTGAGGACTGGGTCCTGTAGATCCAGCCACAGGGGTCACCACACTCAGCTGTCCTGACCCTCCAGTGCCATTTCTCTGAGCTGGAGGAGTGGATGCAGGGTCTCGATTCTTTGaactgagaaaaaatatataataattctttatgcaaatgtgtaatttctgcgccactataATCaccaaacaaaactgaaaaaaattataataaaaataataaagaaacagatagtcccgcaccaaactcacgccattggttggggcaatgttgctatgtctgggctggttgggatgctcaaacaaacagagcaaagttTTGACAATGCCACATAACAACAGTGTGGCTTTTCAGGTAGGTCAACCattaaatggcttacttatagttgactacATATtatgctgggataggagaaagtattttaacatcctaaaaaaataaattatgtcacATTTAAGTCAGATTCTTTtggaatatttaatattaaacagTTTGCAATAGTATATTGTTTCATTGGATTATAAATTAGATCACAGTACAACcagttgagaaaaaaaaaagcctccTCCATGTCTAttacacagtgtatatatatatactgtaaggaTGACTCATTCATGTACAGCACAGGTCCAGCACATTGCAGGCCTCTTACCTGATCTCCTCAGTTTGCTGAGCTAGAAGCTGCTGTGCTGCTGCCAGGGCAGCCATCCCCTGTGCCAGCCCAGGCTGGCAACCCTCTAAGCCAAGGCCCATCGGTGCAGGCTGCTGGAGCATGAGCTCAGCCACAGGCGGAACCCCTGCAGTACCAGCAGCCTCCATCGGGGGCAACGGGGGTTGGAAGGCAGGTGAAGCTTGCTGCTTTCTAGGTACAGTATTGCCTCTACGAGGATTGTGGTCCATTATTTTATTAGCAGAGCTACAGAAAGAAGAAACAGCAAAGACAACACTAGTGCTAATAAGTTCCCAGCAGAGCGACACCACAGAAAAGAGGGGAATCTGCATTGGTAGACACCTCCCTCCCGAACACACAAATAGCCGTGTTATATGGAAAAGCAAGGGAATAATCAGTAGAATGGACAATACCAGAGAAGTTAATGCAGAGTATAATCTCATCCTTTTGGCAGCTTTTCTGGCCTTTTTTTAATTGCTCAATTAAAGtgaattgatcaattaaattggATTCTAATTAACGTAGTGACAGTTCACCCTAAATTAAAACATCTTTCATTTAcccacccacatgttgttccaaacctgtataactttttccatggaacacaacaagAGATGTGAAGCAGATTTTggaagtctcagtcaccattcactttcattgcatcttttttccataatgaaagtgaataaagacGAGGCTGCCATTCTCTAAATTTATGCTTAACATCTAATTTTGGGTTCCACTGAAGATcacatgagtttggaacaacatgagggtgagtgaatgatgacagaattcgtTTTCTGGGTGGACTATACCTTTAATTGCAGATTTTTGTGCAGCCTAGAATTAAACCGTTAATTGAGATTTTGTGTCAATATTAGTATGAATACCTGTCTCTCCGAGGTAATTCACCATCTGGACCCACCATGCTACCAGGTCTCTTCCTCTCTATAGTGCCCGAGTCATAATCAGGCGGGTTCAGGTGGTTGACATTGTTTGGCAGGGGTGCAGGCATTGAAAACATGCCTGATACATTAAACTCCACATCTGAAGGAATAACAAGAAACAGGGACATTTTAAACCTGATTGAAATAATTTTGTATAAGAAATTGCTAAGTATTTAAAGCTTATATACCCCATACCCTCAGGGAAAAACCAGTCTGCATGCTGAATGATGGGTTCAATTATAGCAACCACATGAACAGAGGTAGCAGCAGCCATTTCCGCTAGGCTCCTGTGCATAAAGAGAGTTATTATTAGACAacgtaaacaataaaaatatggatgacaaATGTGACAAGGCTCAGTCCACATTTgccttcattgtatggaaaaaaaaaaaaatagtctgtCACCAttaaatggaagtcaatggtgacAGACATTctgcttaaagtgatagttcatacaaaaatgtttattctctctcatcatttactttagGTTAAAACCAGTTCCATATTTGAAtgcttttgtactataaatctccattttcactttcacaatttgaaagagtggagatttatagaaaaaaggacttttatatcatatcgcttctgaaaacataAATTTAACCACTTAAataatatgaattacttttatgctgcctttatgtgatttttggagcttgaaaagtctggccaccattcacttgcattgtttggacctacagagctgaaatccttctaaaaatctttgtttgtactctgtaaaagaaagtcatacacatctccttttgtgttccacagagacaaaaaagtcatatgggtttgggaaaACATGAGGTCAAGGAGAtgaatgacataattttcttttttctgtgaactatccttttaactcaAGGCAACAGCAGAATTGTTGGTTAAGAGCTGTTGATTTATCGTTGCATTAATCGCCTGTTAGTTGCAGCAGCTTGTAGAATATTCTCACCCCTCAGTTTTGGCCCATAGTAGATTGGGTCCAAGGACAATTGCAATGTTGCTGGGGTTCATCTTGTTAACGTCACTCTCCTGTGCAAGCTTAGCAAGGAACTTTATAAGGTATCTGCAAAACATAGCAAAAAACCCTGCTATTCATAAAAGGCAAATCGAAAATTTAAGACACTTTGTAGTTGTAGTGAATGTCCAGCTGTTTTTACTTAATTATGAAACTTTACATTTAGATGTTGCTGAAACGCACCTGAAGTTTGCCTTGTTGTTTTTTGGTAACTGATCACAGGTAACCCACAAAGCTTGTAATCGTTTGTCTGGGTCAGGGACACTTAAAGTAAAAGCACAGTATTAACCAatacaaaaatgttataattatttgaaCCCTTTAATATAGTCCTGCAAGACAACTTACTTAGATGCCTGTATCCACTCATCATACAGATGGTAAGTCATCAAAGGTTCAGGCAGTTCTCTTATGTAGGACTTCAATGCCCCTTAAAGCAGAAAATAATCATTTCAAATGAATAGGGTGTAAATGACATAGAATATTACTGATACACACAATAAATCGGACTGTACCAGCAACAGCATGCGGGTCAGAATAGAACTCTTCCAGCTGTGAGGTCGAGCAATCCAGCGCTGCCTTCAGCTTCTTCAGTTTAGAGGCTCCAGCAGCAATTCTGAAAAGACCCTGGAAAACAGGGGGATTGAATTTAAGAAATGTGCAGGCAGTAACATGTTAGTTATGACATAATCTTAATCCCCTATTAACTAAAAAGGAATATATCaggtttaatataaatataaaataatttcgattcgtccctccttttctttaaaaaaaagtgaggcaattacaatggaagtgaatgtggccaatccgtaaacattaaaatactcaccgtttcaaaagtatagccacaagacaaacaatatgcatgataacatgattttagtgataaaatcacttactaaccttttctgtgtaaagttatagccaatttaacaACATCATGCCATGAAATAATGTCAACCAACcccaaaacgactgtaaaaattatgatttaaacaactttacagctaacaaataacatataagttttaacagaagaattaatgtaagtgcttttataaaattataagcttcacatttttgcatttaaaccctcttctattgtaagtgcctcactataacttacattttaacatttatattttttaaagaaaaggacagatgaatcaaaataacttttgtggtaatcaacattatgccacaaatactgtcgattgtccttaacttgtttgtttttattttttgtatacttACATTGCATTGAGAAGCTGCctttatacagtatctcacaaaagtgagtacacccctcacattttcacttcggggtgtactcacttttgttgccagcggtttagacattaatggttgtgttgagttattttgaggggacagcaaatttacactgttatacaagctgtacacttacTACTTTACATTGTCGCAAAgcgtcatttcttcagtgttgtcacatgaaaagatataatcaaatatttacaaaaatgtgaggggtgtactcacttttgtgagataaacaaatattattattattaataattattagcgATTcattgtcagtgataaaatgatggggaaaggaccactttttgtatttgttaaacaaaacaagcctagatgggaCTTGTTACAGAAATCAATTAATTTTAAGCCTAAGTAAGggacattttaattaccacagaagcattcCAAGTTTTAACtaatcaccaaaatgcagaacgagacatttttgtcttcaatcgcttttcatgtggagttttaAGCAGCGCTTTATGGTGCCGTTGACGCCCTGACgagaatcatgaacgcagcttcactaCTGCTGTAGGAAAGcgaatagccacagtctgccagcagattcatattgtggagaatgagagtttaagagatgtaaTTGCAATGAAAATTCAACCTATGtaggactagttctttcaattagtcaacctcccactgagactttgggaaatgtttaatgttatgcTATTTACTTAATTTCTGTCTCTAtactgtgaaaggctttgtttggaaaatgttcataaaacattatattgttacatattgttttgttttctttcctaagaaggaaatacatttgtTTGAAGTATATATACAGTTAAATTTCAGCAATTTCAAAATctgagattaatcatgattaacttcGAAAAATTAAGTGATTCATcgcaattaaaaattgtaatcgaaaTGACTGCTCTAGTTTTAACTAATATGCTAGATTGTTAACTGTTTACAAAAAATGGTATATGTTGTTGTGAGTGTGAAGGCACACATGAGAGCATACACTTTTTATCTGTACAGGAgctgggtcatttttgacccgttaCAATCTGAACGCAGTACTGAATATGGTCACATATTTTGAGACATGTGCAATACAATTTGGATACTTAAGTTGAATAATAGCTGTATTGTGATTCGAGAAAGACTTACCAATATTAATTATACAACAGTTGGTTCCAGTTCTCTAATCCGATTTGACAAATGGCTTTTCAAGAGTGCTAAAATTTAGTATAATGGCactgggatgcttcactgtttgtatcactccacttaaCTGTGTTCATAGTGTAGAAATGAAAACAAGCTTGGAAATACAAGTATTGTGAACATTTGCAAAATGTCTCGATCAAATTGGAGAACAAATGCATTGTTTGATCTGTATGATAGATGCAGTGGTGGTTCATGCTGTCATACCTCCTCTTTCATTCCAGTCTCCAGTAACATCATGACACAGGCCTCTATTGGGAGTGCTATCTCTCTGCCGCTCCGCTTCAGGTGCTCTTCCAGGGCTGTTCCAAACGCTGGTTTCTCAGTCCATGAATCTGTTGGGAGGACATAAATGACTTTATTGAATATACTGCAAGCATGCACGCATGTAACAGCAGACTGATTACATAGTATTAGAATAATAAGCAAATTATAGGAAGCAAACTGCATTGGATTGGAGCATTCGCCTATGGTTAATCTGCTTCTAGACTAACTAAATAGTAGGGTGAACCTTAAGGCATCTCACCATTTGATTCAATTAAGGGAGTCACGTTTCGATTCCCAATGCTTGTCTGCTCTGACCCCCAATATAGAATAATGCTGTATAATAACCTACTATCAAAGGAAGCTCTGCAACTTTCCTTCTGTTTACATGAAATTATGCAATGTCACTTCTTGTTTTGGTGGCTGAATATGAGAATTATTAATAACTATTTTTCAAATTCTGAATTTTTCCAGATTGATCCTGAATTGTTTGAGAAAGGATCATGATGCACCAGTGAATCTATTCCTGCTTACTGTTCTTTCTGACAAGGCTGGTGGGTGAGATGTGAGAAATATTACTCATGGGCCACATGCTGGGCCATCAAGTCTGTCTGCCTCACATGTACAGGCAGAAAAACCTTACAACAACAATTTATTGCACTCAAGTACTAGATTGATGGGTACAAATGAGGACACAAACAATTAAGTGCCTTCAAGGACGGTACGGAAAACTACTGGAACAGACCACCACTCTAGATTCACTCCATTCTCGCTTGTTCCAGGGAAGGACATTAGTCATCATTACACAGCAATAAAACCACAAGAGTGATCACATACTGTGCCGTTACCTTGCTGAGATTGAATGGTTGGCAGGACGCTCTCGAGCAAGGTGAGAGATTTTCGGTGGTAATCTGCTTGTGCCTCTAATAACTGAGAACAGAGCAGACATTGAAGAAGAAGAGACGCACATGAGAATGAACAATAGGCATGAACAGGAATAAACTTAACAACAGAGTTATCTAACCCCATGAAAGATATAAACAAAAAGGTTCTTACCATGACATAGTAGCGGGCGTAGTCCGCCTCCTTTGAGAAGAAATTGTACATGTCTGCTGAAAGTTGATCCTAACATAAGAGATAGCAAACATGATTGGATCTTTTGATTTTTATACAAAGCTATTGGTTTGATTGTGTTTTGACTCAAATGCAGCGGTTTGCCACATGCTCTTGATACATTTACATGTAAACATTTGGCAAACACTACTGTGCAATGCATTCAAGCTATACGCTTCATCAGAAAATGTGCTCCCTGGGATTCCAGGGGTggcagtggctcaggtggtagagcgggtcagccactaatcgtagggttggtgTTTCAATcccccggcccacacgactccacatgccgaagtgtccttgggcaagacactaaaccaagttgctcccaatggcaggctagcgccttgcatggcagctctgccgtcattggtgtgtgtgtgtgtgaatgggtgaatgagtcacagtgtaaagcgcttcgaatactgttaaggttaaaaaggcactatataagtgtagaccatatAGACCATTATTCAAACCCATAACCTTGGTTTTGCATTCTTTATCAGAGCTACAGGAACACACACGTTGATGCTCATGGGGGTGACGACACAcggtttgaaaaatgtattatacatcAGTTATAACAACCACCGCATCGTAAATCAGTTATCATCTGTCTGACTAGCATAATGATTCTGCTACGCAAGCAGAAGCTTGGCTTGTTTTTTCATGAATGTTCTGTCCTGAATTCGGGACGGTTCATTTTTCAGAGAAGACTCTTCTGGAACTAAGAATATCAAAACACTCAGTAAGCTACAGTTCTACCAACAGTGCATGTTTTGCAGGATAATATCTGGCCAGATAAACTTTGGATAAAGCAGACTATTGGACTTAATTGAGACTGAGTTGTGATTAGAAATATCATTAGAACGGCATCATACTTTTCTATGTGAAAAAATAGAATAGCAGAGTGAGAGGCAGCACTTTATGGCATTTAGAACTGTACTGCCCTGCAAAGGTAAAATTTAGTAACTGAACCAATGATTAAAACAGAGAAAAAGAGTtttaacctcgtgcgaccccaCTTTCACAttcgtggacgttgtattttggcttcgctatgcataatttaaattaatataaactgactgatctcagttcagaaaacTCTGGGCGTACAGAGTCAtgtaacaaaacaacatggtgctgatcacagcggagtttgtctttgggagacaCACTAACAAACCTGCATCTTGTAAAAAACCTCATTACGTTTTTAAAATCTCTTTGTGTCAAAAATTCGAGTCTCTAGTTTCAACTGATATGCCATTTTGAGCAAGTTATCGCGAAACGCCACACTATTAAACACAATGTACATTAAAGTGTACttaaaagcattttttccttagaaatcctatatttactgtgcataatCACATGTAGAAAAACTTTGCTCTCAgatgctttatatggagttagaatgaaaataagaGGCAGAACCGTTTTAGCACTGGTTCTAAAAATCAATGCAAATATTTGATAATAGTAcattacaaattatgcatgtaaaaaatacacatttaaagggTCCCCTGTACAATTAAAGAGGATTAGTGTGTTCCAATAGTTTCACGGCTTATATGGCCTggtttttgttttagttgttgttGATGAATAAACATTATAACTGTTAACTTCCTTTTACAAAATTCATGATAacgttaaattatttatttagcctTTGGTACATATATTTGGTTTTGTGTCGATGAAGGGGAACTTCTGCCTTACTAATAGCGCTGTGGGGGTACTTATGGCAAAAGGGAACATTGGTCTATAAGActtgatttcagtcataactcaactttcataaaatgtgtagttactgtttTGCCATGACACATCAGTGTGCATGACAGCTTGTGGGTTATTCAACAAAGATTAACATTTTGTGGAATATCATACACCCATTTGTTGGTGTAAAATTCATAGCTAAGCATCTGGTGATAGTAAAACTATGAAGGCACGTATAGGCTTGTTTGGCCATTAGTACCTTACACAGCTCCATTTTGTTCATAGCCTCATCAACCTCCTCTTTTAGTGAGTCTGCCTTGGCTGtcagtgcttgtgtgtttgttccTGAGATTATAGACTTGGTCGCCTGCAACCACCTGGGAAGACACATTTTCAGTTGTAAAATGGGTCAATTTAGAGTTACCATATAATGGAACGGAGACATATGATAGAAACCTCACCTTGTTCGCGCAGAGTCATAGTCTAGCACCAACTTGGCTAACTGCCTCCTCTGTTTCAGGATGTTAGGAATGTCCATCTACAATAACAATACGATATATCTGTAGTTAGAAACACTGAGATGGAGAGATGTTGCTCAAATTACTGTGCTGAGATAGTCTCTGAAGACAAGGTACTGAGAGGCGAATTCAGTTGTGCTAATTTTATGCATAGTATTTCAGTGATTATCCACAATCTAGTTTAACCAGGCACTACATGTGCTGAAATGAAGTCGTCATTTGTTCGGCGCCTACTTTCTATGCAAATTTGGCTCACCAATATACATTCTGCCTTTTATACAAAATTCCACGCTATATGACTAGCACAATTAACACTGCATTCTTACCACAGATGGAAAGTAGGCAATaaacagaattctattaaaaagagaggtttgcatttatttttattgaaattgtaGCTTGAAAATTGTATTCAGCACTAAATTCTTGGGCTTGTTTGCACAGTTACCTGATTTGCATCATTCCTTTAGTAAATCGGGTGCTGTAACAGCACAGACAGCACATGCAAATAAACCAGGCTATCACTGGGCACAATTCATGCTTAGTGATTTCATGCAGAAGTGATTTTGTATGCTTGTCCATACCTCTGCTAGTTGATTGAGAGGGTCCAAGATGTCTTTCTCAATCTGCATCTCGTGCTGCATTAGCTCAGAGGCCAGTCTGTTCTCTGCAtccccacaaatctccatcatttTCCTGAACAGAAGATAAAGAACATACTTTTAACTGCTTAAATTGAATCTCCTAAATACAACTCAATATGATGCAATCAGCCaattatccatttaaaaaaaaaaaaaaaaaaaaagatctaaacGTAAGTGTAAATCAACACAAATCTAATTAATGCTGATGTCCTGTAATTACCCAATCAGAGACTCCTCCCCCAGCTGGTTCCCACCATCCTGCATGGCCTGTGAGAGTGCTGTCAGTGGAAGCTTTTTCTGTGACAAAAACACAGGAGAGTTTGTGCAACGTGCAAATCCAAGCATATTTGTCAAGATAAATAACATGTGGTGATAACTGACATGCTGTGCTTTTATAAGCACTTTTTATGCCCTTACATGTCTCTTCTCGGCGTCAGTACCTATTTGCCCCTGCAAACATGCAGCCATTCTTTTGTGCGTGTTGTGCGAAACGATGCGTACCAACTCCATACGGCGCTCAATCTGtgcagaacaaaataaaatatcgaTAACAACCCACAATCTATATTGAGCTGCAGCTGCCACTCAATGCAAAGCTGGGATGCATTCTGTCAAAAAGAAACAGCCTTTAAAAAACTGCCTAGGGCATGCTAAGTAACAATGCATGGGATGCTTCTATGTTATGAAAGATATTTCATAATTTCAGCATGCTCTGCTAATAGCCTGTAGATAGCATTAGACTACACATTTCACTCTTAACAATTAACACATGTTGCTGATAGAAAGGAAATGAAAACACAGCTGGGTGGGGTAAGGTAAAGTTTGATTGATCACACCACTCCCAGAGGAGGTATGAAAaagatatatattacatttacgtTGCAGAAAAGACTAAGAAAAGTCTCAAAGAGCCACGTGAGAAGATAtgtggactgacggtctcagaagtggaggcaactgagacttgtcctcccccACCTGGATTGATGCGagtactataatatataattaaataattaataataataaataaaatacaaaattcacCAGCCAAATTCAATACAAGTCATTTTCCCAATTTTTTATCATTTGCAAGAGTGAAAACTGTCTGATCAGTTACAAAAGTCATAACACACTATtcaagaacagtctgaaggtctgtactgAGTTTGGTGAAGGTAGCTTGAAAGGAAGTGTTAGTGCAAGAAATGTTGTTCTCGgtttaacatttttgaaaaattccTAAATCAAGTTGGCTCTGGCACACGtccatacaaatacatttattttgctacGTTAACATCCACACTTAAATGGCATTTTCCTCCACAAAAAAGAGATTTTAGAAAACTCtctccataaaaaaaaataggaaacgATTAAGTTCGGAAACTGAAGTTTTCAGACTTGAAGTGTGTAAATGTGGACGCGGCAGCCTTTGTCAAGCCAACGTAATAAATGGTGAGCAAATTCACTCTTTTGGGATTCTCATACCCCTCAACAGTACATGAaatgttgcagactgtctgtcagacagaaTTAATTTCTATTGATTATCATTGGCCAACTTTCCAACATGTAAAATACAATGAATCacattgataataaaaaaatcaaatgaaaataaataactcTTTAAGcttaaatctagactaaagactaattACTTAGCCATGCATAAACCTAATTTATTCCTCAATTCATAGTTATGTTGCATTAGTTAGGACTGCCAGATccggaaacacttctcatattctataacACTGCTTTAAAGTGAATTGCATCTACCCCAATATTATGCTATTAGTTTCCTTGTCTCCACCTCGTCATACATAAActgag contains the following coding sequences:
- the LOC127627009 gene encoding rho GTPase-activating protein 17-like isoform X1, whose product is MKKQFNRMKQLANQTVGRAEKTEVLSDDLLQIERRMELVRIVSHNTHKRMAACLQGQIGTDAEKRHKKLPLTALSQAMQDGGNQLGEESLIGKMMEICGDAENRLASELMQHEMQIEKDILDPLNQLAEMDIPNILKQRRQLAKLVLDYDSARTRWLQATKSIISGTNTQALTAKADSLKEEVDEAMNKMELCKDQLSADMYNFFSKEADYARYYVMLLEAQADYHRKSLTLLESVLPTIQSQQDSWTEKPAFGTALEEHLKRSGREIALPIEACVMMLLETGMKEEGLFRIAAGASKLKKLKAALDCSTSQLEEFYSDPHAVAGALKSYIRELPEPLMTYHLYDEWIQASNVPDPDKRLQALWVTCDQLPKNNKANFRYLIKFLAKLAQESDVNKMNPSNIAIVLGPNLLWAKTEGSLAEMAAATSVHVVAIIEPIIQHADWFFPEDVEFNVSGMFSMPAPLPNNVNHLNPPDYDSGTIERKRPGSMVGPDGELPRRDSVVFAVSSFCSSANKIMDHNPRRGNTVPRKQQASPAFQPPLPPMEAAGTAGVPPVAELMLQQPAPMGLGLEGCQPGLAQGMAALAAAQQLLAQQTEEISSKNRDPASTPPAQRNGTGGSGQLSVVTPVAGSTGPSPHMARRGTKKPAPAPPKPANPPPGQPTNQSVQQTSSGTPQSLSPSPRQLSSSPTNLSPTQPQTQTTTTSRRQTCNQPPIQAPNHPPPQPPTQVTTPLQPSALVHTAGDPGEDPSPPNTPTPPSTPPPTIVFHDSPSPTAPLVFQSGTLPRPRPVPKPRNRPTVPPPPQPPAVGSDSNGICSAAFKTLDSGMTFKGLSQALVPDIAVEKPFTHVKDTDLDTESTIL
- the LOC127627009 gene encoding rho GTPase-activating protein 17-like isoform X2; protein product: MKKQFNRMKQLANQTVGRAEKTEVLSDDLLQIERRMELVRIVSHNTHKRMAACLQGQIGTDAEKRHKKLPLTALSQAMQDGGNQLGEESLIGKMMEICGDAENRLASELMQHEMQIEKDILDPLNQLAEMDIPNILKQRRQLAKLVLDYDSARTRWLQATKSIISGTNTQALTAKADSLKEEVDEAMNKMELCKDQLSADMYNFFSKEADYARYYVMLLEAQADYHRKSLTLLESVLPTIQSQQDSWTEKPAFGTALEEHLKRSGREIALPIEACVMMLLETGMKEEGLFRIAAGASKLKKLKAALDCSTSQLEEFYSDPHAVAGALKSYIRELPEPLMTYHLYDEWIQASNVPDPDKRLQALWVTCDQLPKNNKANFRYLIKFLAKLAQESDVNKMNPSNIAIVLGPNLLWAKTEGSLAEMAAATSVHVVAIIEPIIQHADWFFPEDVEFNVSGMFSMPAPLPNNVNHLNPPDYDSGTIERKRPGSMVGPDGELPRRDSSANKIMDHNPRRGNTVPRKQQASPAFQPPLPPMEAAGTAGVPPVAELMLQQPAPMGLGLEGCQPGLAQGMAALAAAQQLLAQQTEEISSKNRDPASTPPAQRNGTGGSGQLSVVTPVAGSTGPSPHMARRGTKKPAPAPPKPANPPPGQPTNQSVQQTSSGTPQSLSPSPRQLSSSPTNLSPTQPQTQTTTTSRRQTCNQPPIQAPNHPPPQPPTQVTTPLQPSALVHTAGDPGEDPSPPNTPTPPSTPPPTIVFHDSPSPTAPLVFQSGTLPRPRPVPKPRNRPTVPPPPQPPAVGSDSNGICSAAFKTLDSGMTFKGLSQALVPDIAVEKPFTHVKDTDLDTESTIL